A genomic segment from Pristiophorus japonicus isolate sPriJap1 chromosome 16, sPriJap1.hap1, whole genome shotgun sequence encodes:
- the cdc42ep4b gene encoding cdc42 effector protein 4 isoform X2 yields MPILKQLVASSNQSKRRSRVDLTADMISAPLGDFRHTMHVGRGGDVFGDTSFLSSKAGAAAPAPAEATPKPGLLSRKFRSSSKRSQSVTRVDKQDTLTQSDSAIFVKNAVSLPQLNDKTVEPTNQLAKSLSSSPLKKLTGENMEDKPANGAASVVESKSTEYQDERDFGDITDLPTSLSSGGFPLKHAESIMSFHVDLGPSMLGDILSVMEKDTWENDIDLGFGDDKQADYSNSQKV; encoded by the exons ATGCCGATCCTGAAACAGCTTGTGGCCAGCTCCAATCAGTCCAAACGTCGCTCCCGCGTAGACTTGACTGCAGATATGATCAGTGCTCCTCTTGGTGATTTCCGCCACACTATGCACGTGGGTCGTGGGGGTGATGTCTTTGGAGACACATCATTCCTTTCTAGTAAGGCTGGagctgctgctcctgctcctgctgaaGCAACCCCCAAACCAGGTCTGCTCTCTCGGAAATTCAGAAGCAGCAGCAAACGGTCTCAGTCAGTAACACGTGTCGATAAGCAAGACACACTGACGCAAAGCGATTCAGCTATCTTTGTGAAAAATGCAGTGTCTCTGCCTCAGCTCAATGATAAGACTGTGGAGCCAACTAATCAATTGGCAAAGAGCCTTTCATCAAGTCCCCTCAAGAAGCTTACAGGTGAAAACATGGAAGATAAACCTGCCAATGGGGCTGCCAGCGTAGTTGAAAGTAAATCTACAGAATATCAAGATGAGAGAGATTTTGGCGATATCACAGACCTTCCTACATCTCTCTCGAGTGGTGGCTTTCCACTAAAGCATGCTGAATCCATCATGTCCTTTCATGTTGATCTTGGTCCTTCGATGCTTGGTGATATTTTAAGTGTTATGGAGAAAGATACTTGGGAAAATGATATTGATCTTGGTTTTGGAGATGACAAGCAAGCTGACTATTCTAATTCACAAAAG GTGTAA
- the cdc42ep4b gene encoding cdc42 effector protein 4 isoform X1 — protein sequence MPILKQLVASSNQSKRRSRVDLTADMISAPLGDFRHTMHVGRGGDVFGDTSFLSSKAGAAAPAPAEATPKPGLLSRKFRSSSKRSQSVTRVDKQDTLTQSDSAIFVKNAVSLPQLNDKTVEPTNQLAKSLSSSPLKKLTGENMEDKPANGAASVVESKSTEYQDERDFGDITDLPTSLSSGGFPLKHAESIMSFHVDLGPSMLGDILSVMEKDTWENDIDLGFGDDKQADYSNSQKVATEKFVEGPSVATTTLQNNVKSVVYSPGSGSHLSQGSGSVSSLASGTTEERRSVYEGVSHGDVDSIKNIEESRDSFREEGNEEDKDFTFMDEEDEIRV from the coding sequence ATGCCGATCCTGAAACAGCTTGTGGCCAGCTCCAATCAGTCCAAACGTCGCTCCCGCGTAGACTTGACTGCAGATATGATCAGTGCTCCTCTTGGTGATTTCCGCCACACTATGCACGTGGGTCGTGGGGGTGATGTCTTTGGAGACACATCATTCCTTTCTAGTAAGGCTGGagctgctgctcctgctcctgctgaaGCAACCCCCAAACCAGGTCTGCTCTCTCGGAAATTCAGAAGCAGCAGCAAACGGTCTCAGTCAGTAACACGTGTCGATAAGCAAGACACACTGACGCAAAGCGATTCAGCTATCTTTGTGAAAAATGCAGTGTCTCTGCCTCAGCTCAATGATAAGACTGTGGAGCCAACTAATCAATTGGCAAAGAGCCTTTCATCAAGTCCCCTCAAGAAGCTTACAGGTGAAAACATGGAAGATAAACCTGCCAATGGGGCTGCCAGCGTAGTTGAAAGTAAATCTACAGAATATCAAGATGAGAGAGATTTTGGCGATATCACAGACCTTCCTACATCTCTCTCGAGTGGTGGCTTTCCACTAAAGCATGCTGAATCCATCATGTCCTTTCATGTTGATCTTGGTCCTTCGATGCTTGGTGATATTTTAAGTGTTATGGAGAAAGATACTTGGGAAAATGATATTGATCTTGGTTTTGGAGATGACAAGCAAGCTGACTATTCTAATTCACAAAAGGTAGCCACAGAAAAGTTTGTAGAAGGACCCTCTGTAGCAACAACAACCTTGCAAAATAATGTTAAAAGTGTTGTATACAGCCCAGGTTCTGGGAGTCACTTATCACAAGGTAGTGGCTCTGTGTCAAGTTTGGCATCTGGGACTACAGAGGAGAGGCGGTCGGTTTATGAGGGAGTTAGTCATGGAGATGTAGACAGTATAAAAAATATTGAAGAATCCAGAGACTCCTTCAGAGAGGAAGGGAATGAAGAAGATAAGGATTTTACCTTCATGGATGAAGAGGATGAAATCCGTGTGTAG